The genome window cAAATGAGACCAATAATTCTACAGCATTATGTATTTTTTTCTCCCCATAAGCTCCACTTGATATAAAAAAAAGCATAGTTGTATACTCTCTGCAATATGATATCTGAAGTAGTAGATGCTATATAGATTTCCACTTTACATGATGGTGTGAAATTTTCAGTGCATCACAAGGATGCTAACTacatcatcaaaatatttattaggatGCAACATTAATAATGCCAACAATGTTGGATGTGACTTAACATGTGAAGATAATACTTttaacattggtttgcatttccagGTGCCATAAATGCACCATTTGATAGCAACATCAGCTCATCAATTTACCACCAATCTTATCTGAGCTTTCATGGATCTTTTCTATCAGCCACTACCATTTACATGATATCACATCAACCTTAAAATTAACTGAGAAAGGGTCAAAATTTCAGATGATATATATTTGACCAGAGTAATAAGCTACCCATTTTTGTATATTTGCAGCAGCAGATCACCTCATCTAtcattctcccttttcttcttttcatgaCAGCTACTGTTTCCCTCACCAAATGCACATGGAAAGAGAGGTACTTGGATGCACTGAGAGTGAGAGAGAAACATAGACCAACACCACAATTACATGCACCAAGCTATCAAGCTTGTTTCACATGATTGAGCAGCCACTGCTGGTGTTCTCATCACTGAAGAAGGTGGTGTAGGGCTCACCATGATGTGGGACGGCCGCTGGCACCGGCGGCAGGTACACCGGCGGCGGGGGTGGCCGGGCGTAGCCCGTCATCGTCGGCTGGAAGCTGCGGTCATGGgcgttcatcatcatcatcattctctgttgttgttgctgctgaagctgcagttgctgctgctgctgcatcatGGCGGCCATGTACTGCTGCTGCTGATATGGATTGGCAATGGGTACCACATCGGGCGGCGGCGCCACCGTGCCAACTCCCTGATAGTAATTGTGAGGTGGGACTCCTTGcgctgccgtcgccgccaccgGAACGTTACCCATCTGAGGTCCCATTGCCATGCCGGGGAAGCCTTGGCCAATCATGCCCGGATTGATCATGGGATGGCCTCCTCCGCCGCCCATTTCATTCTTCCCACATCCTTTCTTTGCTCCGTTGGCGGTGCCACTTTTCCCAGCTTGGCCATTGCCGTGACCATTGGGAGGGTTCTTGATGTCACTGCCATCGTTATGGCCATCTTGTGGCGCAGCGCCACCACCATTCTTCGATGCAGATCCAACGCCTTGACACTGGTTTTGGTTTCCACAGCCACCCTTCTTACCACCACCACCATTGCCATTCTTCGGTACACCGTTGTTACACATGCCTTGGTTCTGTTCTCCAGCCTTCTTAGCCCCGCCGCCGTTACCTCCTCCTTTGTTATTACCCTTCACAGTGTTCCCGTTCGGTACCCCGACCGCGGGCGTGATCTTGATGTTCTTGAAGTCGTCGTCGACGTCGGCGTCGAAGCAGTCGAGCTCGTCCATCTCGTCGTCGTCAAAGTCGTCATCGAAATCGTCCTCCTCGTCGTAGTCATCGCCGCCTTTAGGAGGCAACGCAAAGCTGACAGCTTTGGGCTCCTTCGGAGGGGGTAAATTGAATGGCTTCAACTGTGGCAATTGTAGGTCTTTGGACCCTTTCATTTGATGCAGCATCTGCTGCTGTTGTTGAAgtagcagctgctgctgctgtggtGTTTGCTGAGGCTGCTGACCTTTTTGGTCTttccctcctccaccaccaccgccgccgccgccaccgccattCCCACCCTTCTGAGGCTTCGCATTATTGTCCTTCTGCTGCCCCTTGCCCTGTTGCGGCTGTGACTTCTGGGCCtggttgctgctgctgttgttgccaCCCTTCGGAGCTAACAGCTCTGCGTGTTTGCCAGCCTTGGCAAGCTTCTTGACGAGGGTGGCAGGATCAACATCACCTGATACAGTCACCTTCCCCTGCTCTGCATCTATACTGGTTGTGTACACCCCTGATAACAATAGCAACCCAAAGCAGAGgcaacaaaaacaaaagaaatcaaCCATGGAAGAGCTCATCAGTCCGTGATGCTATGATAGATAATCAATAAAAACAATGGAGTTGAAACCCCAAAAGAAAAGGTGAAGAAGACAACAAATTTTGTAATGGTATGATTGCTTAAAAACAGAGTGTTGCAGTTGAAGTACCATCAACTTTGTGAAGCAGTTTCTTGACCTTCTTCTTACATCCATCACAGTGTATGTTCACTTTAAGGATGCATGTCTGCAAATGGAGCAAGAAAACCCACACAAGACGAAAGCATTACAAAGACAACCATGAAAACCAGCACAGTTTGCTTGCCTAGTGGGAGCTccctcaagagagagagagagagtgaagagTTGAACATGAAGAAATTGGTTAACATAAGATCTCCCGAGTTAAGAAGAAAATGTTCAGAGATAGAAGCTTTACCTGTATCTTGAGGAACTTGATGTCTTCTTCTTTACT of Musa acuminata AAA Group cultivar baxijiao chromosome BXJ2-3, Cavendish_Baxijiao_AAA, whole genome shotgun sequence contains these proteins:
- the LOC135607134 gene encoding heavy metal-associated isoprenylated plant protein 32-like, yielding MSKEEDIKFLKIQTCILKVNIHCDGCKKKVKKLLHKVDGVYTTSIDAEQGKVTVSGDVDPATLVKKLAKAGKHAELLAPKGGNNSSSNQAQKSQPQQGKGQQKDNNAKPQKGGNGGGGGGGGGGGGKDQKGQQPQQTPQQQQLLLQQQQQMLHQMKGSKDLQLPQLKPFNLPPPKEPKAVSFALPPKGGDDYDEEDDFDDDFDDDEMDELDCFDADVDDDFKNIKITPAVGVPNGNTVKGNNKGGGNGGGAKKAGEQNQGMCNNGVPKNGNGGGGKKGGCGNQNQCQGVGSASKNGGGAAPQDGHNDGSDIKNPPNGHGNGQAGKSGTANGAKKGCGKNEMGGGGGHPMINPGMIGQGFPGMAMGPQMGNVPVAATAAQGVPPHNYYQGVGTVAPPPDVVPIANPYQQQQYMAAMMQQQQQLQLQQQQQQRMMMMMNAHDRSFQPTMTGYARPPPPPVYLPPVPAAVPHHGEPYTTFFSDENTSSGCSIM